The following are from one region of the Vitis riparia cultivar Riparia Gloire de Montpellier isolate 1030 chromosome 14, EGFV_Vit.rip_1.0, whole genome shotgun sequence genome:
- the LOC117930670 gene encoding probable endo-1,3(4)-beta-glucanase ARB_01444 isoform X2, whose amino-acid sequence MAQNQNQLSSPFLFPRTNSSVLPNPSLFFSPDLLSTPLPTNSFFQNFVLQNGDQPEFIHPYLIKSSSSSLSLTYASHFSNSVFTHQIFNADLTISASDKTHADTQRRHIVSSFSDLSVTLDLPSSNLRFFLVRGSPFLTCAVSAHTALSITTVHGIISFSSNSSLTKYTIKLNNGQTWLLYTSSPSNTTHHNSSITSDAYSGIVRIAILPDSNPKCESILDRFSSCYPISGNAEFSKPFRLEYSWDKKGWGDLLMLAHPLHLQLLSADDEVTVLDYFRYKSIDGELVGVAGDSWKLKLDPISITWHSIKGVKEEAFPEIVSALRRDVENLNSSGGIWTPSSYYYGKLIARAARLALIAEEVSFLDVIPAIRNFLKNTITPWLDGSFGGNGFLYDGMWGGLVTKQGSTESGADFGFGVYNDHHFHLGYFLYAIAVLAKIDPAWGRKYRPQAYSLMADVMNLGRNSNSNYPRLRCFDLWKLHSWASGVTESSGGRNQESTSEAVNTYYSAALMGLAYGDAPLVATGSTLAAMEIEAAQTWWHVREGDKMYAEDFTRENRVVGILWANKRDGGLWFAPPEWRECRLGIQVLPVLPITEVLFSDVGFVRELVKWTLPALGREGVGEGWKGFLYAMEGIYDKEGALEKIRKLSGYDDGNSLTNLLWWIHSRGDEEEGRFEGGKYCLFSHYCH is encoded by the exons ATGGCACAAAACCAAAATCAGCTGTCTTCCCCCTTCCTCTTCCCGAGGACCAATTCCTCAGTCCTCCCTAACCCTTCCCTCTTCTTTTCTCCTGACCTCCTCTCAACCCCACTTCCCACAAATTCTTTCTTCCAAAACTTTGTTCTTCAAAATGGCGATCAGCCTGAGTTTATCCACCCCTATCTCATCAAGTCTTCTTCCTCGTCCCTATCCCTCACGTACGCATCTCATTTCTCCAACTCTGTTTTCACCCACCAAATCTTCAATGCTGATCTCACCATCTCTGCCTCGGACAAAACCCACGCTGATACACAGAGGCGCCACATTGTGTCTTCCTTCAGTGATCTCAGTGTCACTCTAGACCTCCCTTCCTCCAATCTCCGCTTCTTCCTCGTCCGGGGAAGCCCCTTTCTCACCTGCGCTGTCTCCGCCCACACCGCCCTTTCCATCACCACGGTTCATGGAATTATCTCCTTCTCATCCAACAGTTCTCTTACCAAGTACACCATTAAGCTCAACAACGGTCAAACTTGGCTGCTCTACACTTCTTCGCCAAGTAATACGACCCATCACAATTCTTCCATAACTTCTGATGCGTATTCTGGCATAGTTCGGATTGCCATTCTGCCGGATTCCAATCCAAAATGCGAGTCGATCCTCGATAGGTTCAGCTCTTGCTATCCCATATCCGGGAATGCTGAATTCAGTAAGCCCTTTCGTTTAGAGTACAGTTGGGATAAGAAAGGATGGGGAGACTTGCTCATGCTTGCTCATCCTCTACATCTTCAGCTTTTATCCGCTGATGATGAGGTCACCGTTTTGGATTATTTCAGGTATAAGAGTATTGATGGTGAGCTTGTGGGTGTTGCTGGAGATTCATGGAAATTGAAATTAGACCCGATTTCAATAACTTGGCATTCAATTAAAGGGGTCAAGGAAGAAGCATTTCCTGAAATTGTTTCTGCGCTTCGCAGAGATGTTGAGAATCTGAATTCATCCGGTGGTATATGGACACCATCCTCTTATTATTACGGGAAATTGATTGCCAGGGCAGCGAGATTGGCACTGATTGCAGAGGAGGTGAGTTTCCTTGATGTGATACCGGCAATTAGGAATTTCTTGAAGAATACGATTACCCCCTGGTTGGATGGTAGTTTTGGTGGGAATGGTTTCTTGTATGATGGAATGTGGGGTGGACTTGTTACTAAACAAGGATCAACGGAATCGGGGGCAGATTTTGGTTTTGGAGTGTACAACGATCACCATTTCCATCTGGGTTATTTTCTTTATGCAATTGCAGTGCTGGCCAAGATTGACCCTGCATGGGGGAGGAAGTATAGACCTCAAGCTTATTCCCTAATGGCGGATGTCATGAACTTAGGGAGGAATTCGAATTCCAACTATCCTCGTTTGAGGTGTTTTGATTTATGGAAATTGCATTCTTGGGCAAGTGGGGTGACTGAATCTTCAGGCGGGAGGAACCAGGAGAGCACTAGTGAAGCTGTGAATACCTACTATTCTGCAGCATTGATGGGATTAGCCTATGGAGATGCCCCTCTTGTAGCCACTGGGTCAACGCTTGCAGCAATGGAGATAGAGGCAGCTCAAACATGGTGGCATGTGAGAGAAGGGGATAAAATGTATGCAGAAGATTTCACAAGGGAGAACAGGGTGGTGGGTATTCTGTGGGCTAACAAGAGGGACGGTGGACTTTGGTTTGCTCCTCCTGAGTGGAGAGAGTGCAGGCTTGGAATTCAGGTGTTACCTGTATTGCCCATCACCGAGGTTCTGTTCTCCGATGTGGGGTTTGTGAGAGAGCTGGTGAAATGGACATTGCCAGCTTTGGGACGGGAGGGAGTTGGAGAAGGGTGGAAGGGGTTTCTATATGCCATGGAAGGAATTTATGACAAAGAAGGGGCATTGGAGAAGATCAGGAAACTGAGTGGTTATGACGATGGAAACTCACTTACAAACCTTTTGTG GTGGATCCACAGTAGAGGGGATGAAGAGGAAGGGAGATTTGAGGGAGGAAAATACTGCTTGTTTAGCCATTATTGTCACTGA
- the LOC117931416 gene encoding leucine zipper putative tumor suppressor 2 homolog: MAGLIAWAADVVGGGGQSNDEDDANSIPIVFSPDQLNYVRELDGKAASLRRAIQDLRLRIPPSDISQRLPHLHAHSLASNADLALQLNSHSATRQQAQLRAETLQEENAAYEKAILNCENKIQEKLQEAEFLKMKLKEMDENENNLRIELESAQPTLNTSQSRKSGDVVVESKTTIEAQADTDASKSSILDKLESKRKELSSMEETVQDLEKKWSKVQDNALKQPSPVQREKILDKQLHSLIEQLAAKQAQAEGLVSEIHLKEQELERLNGLWRRFQTSNTDVNTARNRFGRNKPHNIGGRTEIQQRLMLLRSAFVLYILALHILVFIKISF, from the exons ATGGCAGGACTGATAGCATGGGCAGCCGATGTGGTGGGAGGGGGTGGTCAATCCAACGACGAGGACGACGCCAATTCAATCCCAATTGTTTTCTCTCCCGATCAGCTCAACTACGTCAGGGAGTTGGATGGGAAAGCTGCTTCTCTCCGCCGTGCCATCCAGGATCTGCGGCTCAGAATCCCCCCATCTGATATCTCCCAACGCCTTCCACATCTCCATGCCCACTCCCTCGCTTCCAATGCCGATCTTGCCCTGCAGTTGAACTCCCACTCCGCTACCCGCCAACAG GCTCAACTGAGAGCGGAGACGCTGCAAGAAGAAAATGCTGCATATGAAAAGGCTATATTAAATTGTGAGAATAAAATACAGGAAAAATTGCAGGAAGCAGAATTTCTTAAAATGAAGTTAAAG gaaatggatgagaatgAGAACAATTTGAGGATTGAGCTGGAAAGTGCACAACCTACACTTAATACCAGCCAATCTCGAAAATCGGGTGATGTGGTGGTTGAATCTAAGACAACAATTGAAGCTCAAGCAGACACAGATGCTTCCAAATCTTCTATTCTAGACAAGTTGGAGAGCAAGAGAAAAGAACTG TCTTCGATGGAAGAGACAGTTCAAGATTTAGAGAAAAAATGGTCAAAAGTTCAGGATAATGCACTGAAACAGCCTTCCCCAG TTCAGAGAGAGAAGATATTGGATAAACAGCTTCATAGCCTAATTGAGCAATTAGCAGCAAAGCAg GCACAAGCAGAGGGTCTGGTGAGTGAAATTCATCTGAAGGAGCAGGAGCTAGAAAGATTAAATGGGCTGTGGAGGAGGTTTCAAACCAGCAATACAGATGTGAATACTGCTAGGAATCGGTTTGGAAGAAACAAGCCTCATAACATTGGCGGTCGAACTGAGATCCAACAGAGGCTCATGCTACTCAGGTCTGCTTTTGTGCTTTACATTTTAGCCCTGCACATCTTGGTCTTCATCAAGATTTCTTTCTGA
- the LOC117929858 gene encoding protein trichome birefringence-like 19, with product MRVPATEPPNGKNTPHSTPQKVIHLSLTLILLTLIPLCLINRSPTPVQSPKIHTGGSASLAIKKKCDLFSGRWVPYPNGPYYTNATCREIIPQQNCIKFGRPDTEFLKWRWKPDGCELPRFDPVQFLELVRGKSIGFVGDSVGRNQMQSLLCLLANVTYPVDISYKYTSDTNFKRWFYTDYKFTLATFWAPFLVKAKDADPKGHSLNNLVNLYLDTVDEAWAAQIENFDYVIISAGQWFFRPQIFYENGQVVGCHQCNEKNITEVTKFYGYRKAFRTSFRTLQNLKNYKGQTFLRTFSPAHFENGAWNEGGNCVRTRPFTKQEMKLDDYNLEFYLTQVEELRAAEREGRKRGLEFRLLDVTEAMVLRPDGHPNHYGHSPHKNVTIADCVHWCTPGPIDTWNEFLLQMLKMEGERSFDGTLQQKAG from the exons ATGAGGGTTCCTGCCACTGAGCCTCCCAATGGGAAGAACACACCACACAGCACCCCCCAGAAGGTTATTCACCTGTCCCTAACCCTGATTCTCCTCACTCTAATCCCTCTCTGTCTGATAAACAGATCACCAACACCAGTGCAGTCTCCCAAGATTCATACTGGGGGTTCAGCCAGCCTAGCAATCAAGAAGAAATGTGATTTGTTTAGTGGAAGATGGGTTCCGTATCCCAATGGGCCTTACTACACTAATGCAACTTGTCGAGAGATAATCCCTCAGCAAAATTGTATCAAGTTTGGGAGACCCGACACCGAGTTCTTGAAATGGAGGTGGAAACCAGATGGATGTGAACTACCTCGCTTTGATCCTGTTCAGTTCTTGGAGCTTGTTAGAGGGAAGTCGATAGGGTTCGTTGGGGATTCTGTGGGAAGAAACCAAATGCAATCATTGCTTTGTCTCTTAGCTAAT GTTACCTATCCAGTGgacatttcttataaatatacATCAGATACAAACTTCAAACGGTGGTTCTATACTGATTACAAATTTACCCTAGCAACATTCTGGGCCCCGTTCTTGGTTAAAGCCAAAGATGCAGACCCCAAAGGTCACTCCCTTAACAACCTCGTGAACCTCTACTTAGACACGGTTGATGAGGCCTGGGCGGCTCAGATTGAAAATTTCGACTATGTCATCATCTCAGCAGGGCAATGGTTCTTTCGACCACAGATTTTCTATGAAAATGGTCAGGTTGTTGGGTGTCATCAGTGCAATGAAAAGAACATAACAGAGGTTACCAAGTTCTATGGATACAGGAAAGCCTTCCGGACCTCCTTCAGAACCCTGCAGAATCTTAAAAACTACAAGGGCCAGACATTTTTAAGGACATTCTCACCAGCACACTTTGAGAATGGGGCATGGAATGAAGGAGGGAATTGTGTGAGGACAAGGCCCTTTACAAAACAAGAAATGAAGTTGGATGATTATAATTTGGAGTTCTACTTGACTCAGGTGGAGGAATTAAGGGCAGCAGAAAGGGAAGGGAGAAAGAGAGGCTTGGAATTTAGGCTGCTAGATGTTACAGAAGCTATGGTGCTAAGGCCAGATGGACATCCAAATCATTATGGGCACTCACCACATAAGAATGTGACAATAGCTGACTGTGTTCACTGGTGTACCCCGGGTCCCATTGATACATGGAACGAATTTTTGCTTCAAATGTTGAAGATGGAAGGTGAAAGATCATTTGATGGAACGCTTCAGCAAAAAGCTGGATGA
- the LOC117930670 gene encoding putative endo-1,3(4)-beta-glucanase 2 isoform X1, with product MLKKIRRKVKLVISKSFKKRSKPPKTPKTITPPPSPPPPLSPLSPLSPSSPIMAEPHHHHHIPQSSPFLFPKIESSVIPDPSPFFSPDLLTAPLPTNSFFQNFVLKHGDQPEYIHPYLIKSSSSSLSLSYPSQFLTSVFIYQIFNPDLTISASNKTDPDSQRRHIVSSFSDLSVTLDLPSSNLRFFLVRGSPFLTCAVSGGTALSITTIHAILSFSPSSSRTKYTIKLNNGQTWLLYTSSAINLTHDISSITSDAYSGIIRIAILPDSNPRFESILDRFSSCYPISGKAELSKPFCLEYRWDKKGWGDLLMLAHPLHLRLLSADDEVAVLDDFKFNSIDGELVGVVGDSWKLKLDPVSITWNSIKGVKEEAFPEIVSALCRDVEDLNSSNISTTSSYFYGKLIARAARLALIAEEVCFLDVIPVIRKFLKNTITPWLDGTFSGNGFLYEGKWGGLVTRQGSTDSGADFGFGVYNDHHFHLGYFLYGIAVLAKIDPAWGRKYRPQAYSLMADFMTLGRHSSSNYPRLRCFDLWKLHSWASGLTEFADGRNQESTSEAVNAYYSAALMGLAYGDTHLVATGSMLAAMEIKAAQTWWHVREGDKIYAEAEDFTRENRVVGVLWANKRDGGLWFAPPEWRECRLGIQVLPVLPITEVLFSDVQFARELVKWTLPALGREGVGEGWKGFLYAMEGIYDKEGALEKIRKVNGYDDGNSLTNLLWWIHSRGDEEEGRFEGGKYCLFSHYCH from the coding sequence ATGTTGAAAAAAATCAGAAGAAAAGTCAAACTCGTGATTAGCAAGAGCTTCAAAAAACGTTCAAAACCACCTAAAACCCCCAAAACCATAACTCCACCTCCTTCTCCGCCTCCTCCTTTGTCTCCTTTGTCTCCTCTGTCTCCTTCATCACCAATCATGGCAGAACCCCATCACCACCATCACATTCCACAATCCTCCCCCTTCCTCTTTCCAAAAATCGAATCCTCAGTCATACCTGATCCTTCCCCCTTCTTTTCTCCCGACCTCCTTACTGCCCCACTTCCCACCAATTCCTTCTTCCAAAACTTTGTTCTCAAACATGGTGATCAGCCTGAGTATATTCACCCCTATCTCATCAAATCTTCCTcctcctctctctccctctcatACCCATCTCAGTTCTTGACCTCTGTTTTCATCTACCAAATCTTCAATCCTGATCTCACCATCTCCGCCTCCAACAAAACTGACCCAGATTCTCAGAGACGCCACATTGTGTCTTCCTTCAGTGATCTCAGCGTCACTCTAGACCTCCCTTCCTCGAATCTCCGGTTTTTCCTCGTCCGAGGAAGCCCGTTTCTCACCTGCGCCGTCTCCGGTGGGACTGCCCTTTCCATCACGACGATCCATGCGATTCTCTCATTCTCACCAAGCAGTTCTCGCACCAAGTACACCATTAAGCTCAACAACGGTCAAACTTGGCTGCTTTACACTTCTTCTGCGATTAATTTGACCCATGATATTTCTTCCATAACTTCTGATGCGTATTCCGGCATAATTCGGATTGCCATACTGCCAGATTCCAATCCAAGATTCGAGTCGATCCTTGATAGATTCAGCTCTTGCTATCCCATATCAGGGAAAGCTGAATTGAGTAAGCCCTTTTGTTTAGAGTACAGATGGGATAAGAAGGGATGGGGAGACTTGCTCATGCTCGCTCATCCTCTACATCTTCGGCTTTTGTCGGCTGATGATGAGGTCGCTGTTTTGGATGATTTCAAGTTTAACAGTATTGATGGTGAGCTTGTAGGTGTTGTTGGAGATTCATGGAAATTGAAATTAGACCCGGTTTCAATAACCTGGAATTCAATTAAAGGGGTCAAGGAAGAAGCATTTCCTGAAATTGTTTCTGCGCTTTGCAGAGATGTTGAGGATCTGAATTCATCCAATATATCAACAACATCGTCTTATTTTTATGGGAAATTGATTGCCAGGGCGGCGAGATTGGCATTGATTGCAGAGGAGGTGTGCTTTCTTGATGTGATACCGGTGATTAGGAAGTTCTTGAAGAATACGATTACCCCATGGTTGGATGGGACTTTTAGTGGGAATGGTTTCTTATATGAAGGAAAGTGGGGCGGACTTGTTACTAGACAAGGATCAACGGATTCGGGGGCAGATTTTGGTTTTGGAGTGTACAACGATCACCATTTCCATCTGGGTTATTTTCTTTATGGAATTGCAGTGCTGGCCAAGATTGACCCTGCATGGGGGAGGAAGTATAGACCTCAAGCTTATTCCCTAATGGCAGATTTTATGACCTTAGGGAGGCATTCGAGTTCCAACTATCCTCGTTTGAGGTGTTTTGATTTATGGAAATTGCATTCTTGGGCTAGTGGGCTGACCGAATTTGCAGATGGGCGGAACCAAGAGAGCACTAGTGAAGCTGTGAATGCTTACTATTCTGCAGCATTGATGGGATTAGCCTATGGAGACACCCATCTTGTAGCCACTGGATCAATGCTTGCAGCAATGGAGATAAAGGCAGCTCAAACGTGGTGGCATGTGAGAGAAGGGGATAAAATATATGCAGAAGCAGAAGATTTCACAAGGGAGAACAGGGTGGTGGGTGTTCTGTGGGCTAACAAGAGGGACGGTGGACTTTGGTTTGCTCCTCCTGAGTGGAGAGAGTGCAGGCTTGGAATTCAGGTGTTACCTGTATTGCCCATCACCGAGGTTCTGTTCTCTGATGTGCAGTTTGCGAGAGAGCTGGTGAAATGGACATTGCCAGCTTTGGGAAGGGAGGGAGTTGGAGAAGGGTGGAAGGGGTTTCTATATGCCATGGAAGGGATTTATGACAAAGAAGGGGCTTTGGAGAAGATCAGGAAAGTGAATGGTTATGATGATGGAAACTCACTTACAAACCTTTTGTGGTGGATCCACAGTAGAGGGGATGAAGAGGAAGGGAGATTTGAGGGAGGAAAATACTGCTTGTTTAGCCATTATTGTCACTGA
- the LOC117931020 gene encoding protein trichome birefringence-like 19 yields the protein MELLPPGKRLLSNVTMKIILVTIALFLLAMIPLNLFSHFSSPWPSPVSTKPGKKCDIFRGKWVQYPKGPYYTNVTCRHIFEHQNCMKFGRPDTEFLKWRWKPDECELPLFDAAQFLELVRGKSMAFIGDSLARNQMESLLCLLASEGDPIAVFNIKYPLSKSCLYTDYNFTVASFWSPYLVKDIDAKPTAGTANSLMNVFVDEAHEAWMSQIEKFDYVIVSAGIWFLKPQVYYENGNIVGCHLCHKKHVTNLTPLHGYRKAFQTTFRTLLRLKNFKGVTFLRTVSPSHFENGEWYTGGHCVRTKPASSKEMRLDGLYPEMYSTQVEELKAAEKLGRKRGLKFRLLDTTEAMVVRPDGHPSYYAKRVDENVTRSDCVHWCLPGPIDTWNEFLLQMLQMEGDSSLGQ from the exons ATGGAGCTGCTTCCCCCCGGGAAAAGGCTACTATCTAATGTCACAATGAAGATTATCCTAGTAACCATAGCCCTATTTCTCCTAGCTATGATCCCTCTCAACCTTTTCAGTCATTTTTCTTCACCATGGCCGTCCCCTGTGAGTACAAAACCAGGGAAGAAATGTGACATATTCCGTGGAAAATGGGTTCAGTACCCCAAAGGACCTTATTACACTAATGTAACTTGTCGTCACATCTTCGAACACCAGAACTGCATGAAGTTTGGCAGACCCGACACCGAGTTCTTAAAATGGAGGTGGAAACCCGATGAATGTGAGCTGCCTCTCTTTGATGCTGCGCAGTTCTTGGAGCTTGTTAGAGGGAAGTCAATGGCATTCATCGGGGACTCGCTGGCAAGAAACCAAATGGAATCTTTGTTGTGCCTCTTAGCCAGT GAGGGAGATCCTATAGCtgtttttaacataaaatatccACTAAGCAAAAGCTGTCTCTACACCGACTACAACTTCACTGTAGCATCGTTCTGGTCCCCATACTTGGTCAAGGACATCGATGCGAAACCCACTGCAGGGACCGCCAATAGCCTCATGAATGTCTTCGTAGATGAGGCACATGAGGCCTGGATGAGTCAAATTGAGAAATTTGACTATGTGATCGTCTCAGCTGGAATTTGGTTCTTAAAGCCACAAGTGTACTATGAAAATGGTAACATTGTTGGGTGCCATTTATGCCACAAAAAACATGTTACAAACCTTACACCGCTCCATGGGTACAGAAAAGCTTTTCAGACGACTTTCAGAACCCTTTTGAGGTTAAAAAACTTCAAGGGAGTGACATTTTTGAGGACGGTGTCACCATCACACTTTGAGAATGGGGAGTGGTATACAGGAGGGCATTGTGTGAGGACTAAGCCAGCTTCCAGCAAAGAAATGAGGTTGGATGGGCTGTATCCGGAGATGTACTCAACTCAAGTGGAGGAGCTGAAGGCAGCAGAAAAGTTAGGGAGGAAGAGGGGCTTAAAATTTAGATTGTTGGATACTACTGAGGCAATGGTGGTGAGGCCAGACGGGCATCCAAGCTATTATGCGAAAAGGGTAGATGAGAATGTCACGAGATCTGACTGTGTCCACTGGTGCCTGCCTGGCCCCATTGATACTTGGAATGAGTTTTTGCTTCAGATGTTGCAAATGGAAGGTGATAGTTCACTAGGACAGTAG